The Musa acuminata AAA Group cultivar baxijiao chromosome BXJ2-2, Cavendish_Baxijiao_AAA, whole genome shotgun sequence genome contains the following window.
CAAATTTTTATACTTAGCATATTAATCAGTCATTTACTTTAGATTTAGGATGAGTTCTGAAACCTTATTCTACATAATAAAACTGTAAAGATTTATAGATCGAGCGGAAAGTGACAAACCAGTGCTTCTGTTATGGGGTCAGACTTGAAGGGAAGGTTGCGGTGATCACCGGCGGGGCGAGCGGCATCGGAGAGTCCACCGCCAAACTGTTCGTCCGCTACGGCGCCCGAGTCGTCATCGCGGACATCCAAGACGACAAAGGCCGCGCCCTCTGCGACCTTCTCGGCACCGCTGATGCCTGCTACGTGCACTGCGACGTCACCGACGAGTCCGACATGAGGAACGCCGTCGACACCGCCGTCGCCCGTTACGGGAAGCTCGACATCATGTTCAGTAACGCAGGCACCTTGCGGGAGTTCGGGAAGGGCCTCGCCGACAGCGACAAGGCGGAGTTCGAGCGGGTGATGGCGGTCAACGTGGTGGGGGCGTTCCTGGCGACGAAGCACGCGGCGCGGGTGATGGCGCCGGCTCGCCGGGGGAGCATCGTGATCACGGGGAGCACAGCGTCGGTGCTGGGCGGGGTGGTGCCGCTCTCGTACGTCTGCTCGAAGCACGCGGTGGTGGGGCTGATGAAAAGCGCGGCGGCGGAGCTGGGGGGGCACGGGGTGCGGGTGAACTGCGTGTCACCGCACGGGGTGATGACTCCGCTGATGATGGGCGTGGTGGGGATGGATGAGGCGGCGACGGAGGCGTTTGTGGAGAGGTCGGCCAACCTCAAGGGGGTGAAGCCGACGGCGGAGGATGTGGCGCAGGCGGTGGCGTACTTGGGAGGCGACGAGTCGAGGTACGTGAGCGGCGCCAACCTGATGGTGGACGGAGGCTACAGTGTTACCAAGGCATGAGCTTACAGTAGCTACAAAACTATTCCAAAAAAATAATCAccacaaaagaaaataaattatttcggaaataaacataaaataaaaaagcaaGAATGCATGAACTACTATTTATTTCTCATGTCAATTGACTGGTCTTCAAGCTGCTGTTGGCTGAATCCTGATCGAGAAAGCTGCATGCTTACGATGAAGAGTATGAGCTCATACATATATGtttaactaaattaaaaaatatttatattttaattttttttaataaataatttttatcctAAACATATTTCAtgctattttaaaataattttcttttatttcattCTTTATCGAAACAATACATAattattcacaaataaaaatactatttctTTTCCTATATTTATCAATAACTTTACATATCCATTTTAACATACTATTCACCAACAATAATGGtcggatttttttctttttttaccggTCTCTCCTAGTGCTCAATATAATTTACcttaggaaaaaatatatatattatatgtaagtGAAAAGGAAGGAAGAACAGGAAATATATTCTCAAATTTTCCCTTAGCAGAGGATTCATTTGAATTGACATCTAACAAGCAGAGAGGATTCATTTGAATTGAGCAAACCAAAACCAAAGATTCCAGTCCTAGTTCTACACAGCCACAGAGAACAGAAAGTGTGTTGCTAAAGAGCTTTACCTATGGCTTGGAGTATTTACAAGAGCGTTGATGATAAGCATTCAGCATCTCCCCATACATCATGTCAATGAAATCAGTCATCTGTCAAAAACCAGATTACAAACATCATTCAATAATGAAGAGGACTAAAATTTAGACATTAGACATTTTAAGTCAGCACCACCATATAACCAAGATGTTAGTTTGTGTTGTCGACACAAGCAGACCGTTCATCACGGATCAAGGTTTCTAAAATTGGTCCAACCAACATAAACTGATCAGTATTTATCGGTTTGACCATCTATGTGCGCATGGGTGTTAGAACTCTACCAAAGTGAACAATGACTGATGAAGAAAGATAGCATACTTTATACCTATCCATGAGTTTGGAAGAACTCTACCAAAATGAGCAATGACTGATGAAGGTTGCACACAAGATAAAGTCAGAGACCCCAATGGGTTGAAGCGAACTTCAGGTTGCAAAACTAAGGATACCAGAGAGTCAGTGCAGTACAATATAGGAGGTTGTGACACATCTCACAGGGCAGGCTCTGCATGCTAGAGCAAGCAACACCTGAAGACCCACCACAAAACAGCTCAAAAACTTTATATGTGACTCGAAATAATACTTCATAGCATCGAGACCCAACTCCAAATAGATAATGGGTCAGTCAAGACCATGTACCCAAATGATGACACCAAACTTTGGTGGAGGATTCTAATGGGACGAAGTCCAACAAGGTCAATACCACATCAACACCAACTGCAAACTCAATTCCCGTCGGAGACCAGTGAGTTCATCACAAGATGGAAGTTGAGGCGACTCAATATAATTCCAAGTGGTTCTCGACGCGGATGTTAGACATCCTATTCATGTTCAAAAAGGATAAACTCTTTTACTCTTTAGTGTCCTTAGTGGCTTAAAAGCCATGGGGCAACAAGAGTTTCACCGACAGAATATCCATGAATTGGCTGATACAATTGCACTCACAGAACAACTCAATTTTTTTGTCTAAGGAAGCATGCTTTGGGGAGCTGACCACCAGACCTTCCAAAGGGAAGGACGTTGCTCGTGAACCGAAGCCAAAGAGCTCACAATTTCGAAAGCAAAGCCCCCACATCCGGCAGATGTTTTCTGTACGAAGGCCCGCACATGGAGAGGAAGTGCCCTCAAAGAAAGCTCTCAATTTCCTCTCGCCATCCTTCCAACCACCCAAGGTAACCAAAGAAAAGGCAGTCTCCCCAAGCTCCGATGACTTAGAATCAAGCAGCGATGGCGAGGCATCATAAGGAGCCATGCATCTATTGAATGCATTGCAGCGTCAAGTGGAAGAGATATTTGAGAAAACAACTTAACAAGGGGTAGGACAGGACGATCGAAGGGATTTTACCAGAGGGAGTGGGAGGGCCAGAAAAAGAGAAAGGGCTGTAGGAAGAGAGGTAGTCAAAGAAAAGGGACAATCAGAGAAAAAGGGGCAACATGCAGAAGGAAAGTCTAAATCATTTTGAATATATTATTGAATCTGACGAGTTCTATTTTTATCAATCAGTTCATACAGTCCTCCAAGAACCAGCCAAGTCAGTTGATCCATATTGAATGTGGTAAAGATGCAAAGTTGTTATATTAGTGCTTGAAGATCAGCGAAGTTAGCATTGACTGAAAGAAATGAGAGAAGTAACGGAGAGTCTCATCGGTGGCTTCCATGGTTATGGCAGCCACACGCACAATGACAAGGGCACAAAAGCACTCGACATGAAATCGGTTCAGTTAGCTACAGATGATCAGATTGCTACCAACTCATTATTGGTTATAATTTATCACCAGTTGAAAGAAATGAAATTGTTTGGTATGAATCAGCTTGTTTCTAAGTTGTTAACCAGTCCAAAAATAGCCTTCGCTTATCAGCAGAAAATGGATCAGAGAATGCATGACTAGTTGATTTCTATGTCGTGTTGTTGTTTGTTGGTTATGAGCTCAAGCTTCAAATGAACATGTCCAAGTAAATCAAAGAACAGAATTAAAACAAATATTGATTCAGGAGAATTGGGCTGACCTGAAAGTTGATAGCAAAATAGTTGCTGATTGCTCTCTACAAACTCGAGTCCGAACTCGTCCCATGAACCTGCCATATGGAGCACTTGAAATGATCATTTGAGTTTATAGACTGAAGCTTGAACTATAATCATTCAGAATAGGCCATTCAATCTGAAATGCCAAGTTAAAGCTATGCTACAATCATGAATCTGTCGACATGATACACTAATTATGAATTCattcagtatgagacctctccactagaagctaaacaaaactatacagaataaaaagaaaaagaaaactgaaGCTCCACTCAAACTAGATAGACATCATTTCAAACATATCTAATCTAATTGAATCCTGAATGCTCAACTATATCCAGAACCCATTTAAGGTCACATCAGTGGGACCATTTTAGATCCCTATCCAACCTAAACATTTAACCAGTCCAAGTAAACTGAACAACAATAACACATTATTACATTCCAACAAGCTCAACTATATCTGGAACTAAAATTTGTCAAGAAACAACATTCAAGAATGTACAATGATCTGGGATGCCTTCCATAGACCTATAACAGattcaacaagaaaaaaaaaacctccaCAATCGCATAGATTAGCTGAAaactaataaataattatataacaTGCATTCAATGGGAAACTAAGCATGTAAGTCCACAACCATTAATTAAAACAACCATTCAACTATTCAAGCATTAGATACAagttgagaaaaataaaaagaaaaaaaggtccAACAAGTACAGATCATACAACATGGCAAGGTATATGCTTTACACATTAGAAGTTCAAGGTCCAAAACATAAAAACCTACAAGTAGTACAACactgtggtaccacccataccggtccTCTTATCGGACTGGTATGTAGCGCCCATACTGAGCGGTATACTGTGGTACGATGAACCTTGGTCTCATCAGTAACTTCTCCTTGCATCTGTGTACCTTCAGGGTAGCATAGTGGGACTTTGACACTGCATCTGGGGAGACctaggatgtagaagatcataacatgagtgattcaacagatttggattcctatatatccactcatgtggtacttcatcatacgatttatataagatccatcCGACAAAAAGATAGAGCAACATAATATGAAGAGTTGTCTCATATGTTGGCAGACAAGATTCTTACCGGTATTAATATGATGGCAGTGTTCTCTGCACTGTTTGCATTAGTGTCACTTCTTTCCAACTTCATCAAGACACTCAAGAGTGTAGGTGCCAGCTTGACCCCAGATCAATTTTTGCCCAGTCTTCTTCATAACCTTTGGTACCACTTCTAAAGCATAAGAATTTTGGGATGGTGAAATATAGGTCCATAAATTCCTCCCATCATACCCTGCACATACTACTAATAAATGCACATGCACAAGTACATGGCAGTCACTATGTGAGGTATTTCTTCTCAGCATTTGCCACCCATCCTTTTTGAATCCAATTGCTTCTACCTTGAAATCTCCAATTCTGAGAACTGTATACTATTCAACGCCCTACAAAACAAAAATGTATTCATCGTTGACATACTGCTCACTGATCAACTAAAAATAACATGAAATATCTTACTCCGCTTTTGGTTTCGATGTGGTTGGTAGCGTATAATGGCAAATTTCCCCACCATCTCCTAGCTACTTCACATCAATCTTAACCTGGAATCCCTGACATTGATTTCCACAATTTGAACGGATTATAATCTTTGGCTCCATCCAATTGTGGAAACTGATACCGATAGAAATTACCTAAACCACTTTCACCCCCAGCTACAAGTATCTCAAAGACTCAATGACATCTAAGTCATCTACAACACAAGATTTTGATAAATGGTTTCAGATAACAGTCATGTTACAGTTCCACAACAAGGATGGAATCAAAATGAATATGGCCTTGCAAATCTTTGCTGCCCTTTGTATACAAACTGCCAATTTTTCcttacaaggagaagaagtagaCAAATTGCAAACTGGTAATGAAGCTAAAACAAGATGAAAGAATGAGACTGAAATGCAAGATGAAGCAAAGGTCTTTTTACCCAGTCATTCCCATCAAACTAAGCAAACCATTGTCCAGATATATGTGATAGAAATGTTCTGATTCCCGTAGGAAAAGAAATCCTTACTGCATCAATCAAGAAACCCTGTCTGCCTAAAGACAGCATCACGTACGCGCCGCAGATCCCTTCCTTTGAGCGTCCTACCGGCCCCTTCGAGCACAGAGAAGGTCGTCATAGGCGACTCCCTGCCAAAAGTCCGCGCCACGATCTCGTGAGGCGGCATGATCTCGTGCCCATCCGCATCGTCGGCACCATCTGTGGCCTCCATCTCGAACCTCCTTGCCCTTCGTGGGACCACCGGGACGTTGACCGGAAGCGACTGCGCCAGGTGGTGCGTCCTCCCGGCCGGCACAGAGAGCGAGCACTCCGGCTTCGGCTTCGGGATCGCCGAGATCATCCGCGCagcggtggtggaggaggaggaagaggacgggGTGCTGGAAGCGGAGGAGGACGCGGAGGAGATTGAGGGCTTCCGCTGGAGGAGAGGGGCGGGGGAGGCAGCGGCGGGGGCAGGGGAGCCGTCCTCCGGCAGGGCCGCAAGGATCCCGAAGCTCCGGTCGAGAGGGCGGCGGAGAGCGGCGCGGTCCGAGGGCGGGAGGAAATGGGTGCGGCTAGGGTTCGCGGTCGCGGCGGGCCGGGGAGCCGCGTCGTCGGGGGCGAAGGTCCAGAGGACTTCGGCCTCGTGGAGCTCGACGCCAGTGGTGGGATTGGATTCGTCGGGAGGCGGCGGGGAGAAGAGGGCGAGGAATCGTTCGGAGCTGGGAGATCGGTGGTGTCGGAAACTCTCCATGGAAGAAAGGGTTTGGGAGCGAGGGAAGGCGGCGGAATACGGCGAGATAGGCGAACGAATTGGCGTCGTCCTTCAGGGCCTTGTTAGGCACCGATTGATCGATTACGCCGCCAACACAGCTGCTTGGAGAGCGATCGCAGCCGTGGAAACGTGACCCAATGGGTGCGGTTTCATACTCTTTAATTAATTTGTGAAGGACGAAACCTAATACGTATCCAAATTCATACAGGATTCTTTTTCCTGCGCCTGCACCGCACAACCTCAACAGCAAACGATACTGCCAGATTTGGTGACAACTAGCTGCAACCACGTGGCATGAGCATTTATATCTATTTTAGGGGAAAGAATGCAGCTTCTATCAAtaaataaacatatacatatgcatttcTCTATATTAATgcttttattattaatttatctAAAGGCAATAGCATGGTGAGAATTTTTTATAAGGCATggttaaaaataatgatatttaaACCACCATGAGAGACGAGAGCCATCATACACACAAGTTGCATATATTAATTACATTACCAATCTCTCTCCCAACAGAGATGTGAAGCCACCTGAGACGAGAAATCAGAGTCCAAACTATTTTCGACGAATTCGTAAAGCAACTAAAAAGGGAGGTTGATTTCCTAGTTTTATAGAACACCAAATCGTTTATGGTGTAAAGCATACATCGTCACCAAAGACCTTAACTATTCTTTCACATCAATGTCAATGCCAATGTTACAAGTGCAAAAGCGTGGGGTCCAAGACAAACCCCCCTCCAGCTCTGAAGTTTCATCTTTAGCCAAATAAGATTACTGCACATAGAATGAGTAAAGATGGAGAGACGTGCAGACGGGCCTGTCTGCTTCACGTTTCTCCACTCCGTGAGTGGACCATTATAGTGTCAATTCCGCTGGGCAAGCGGGGAGCGTGGTATGAGAGATGGTTTGGACTCCTTCGATGACTCATAAGGATGGTTTTCTCGGAAGTCCTCGAGTAGAGTTTCCATTGGCATGGCTCGAAGACATTCAATCATCCCCTTGCTTGGTACATCCGGTTCAGATCTTACAGGAGTTTCCCCGGTAGGTTCATAATCCTGCAAGGCCAAGCGATGGTGAAACTCATGTTCTTCCTGCAACTTTGATCGATAGAAAAAGATGGGAACCAACCGTGAAATTGTGTTGGAAGGTGTTCTCGGCCTGCTTGTTGATTTCGGCAGCTTGGA
Protein-coding sequences here:
- the LOC104000237 gene encoding secoisolariciresinol dehydrogenase, with the translated sequence MTTAPAQLPSAEKRLEGKVAVITGGASGIGESTAKLFVRYGARVVIADIQDDKGRALCDLLGTADACYVHCDVTDESDMRNAVDTAVARYGKLDIMFSNAGTLREFGKGLADSDKAEFERVMAVNVVGAFLATKHAARVMAPARRGSIVITGSTASVLGGVVPLSYVCSKHAVVGLMKSAAAELGGHGVRVNCVSPHGVMTPLMMGVVGMDEAATEAFVERSANLKGVKPTAEDVAQAVAYLGGDESRYVSGANLMVDGGYSVTKA
- the LOC135605233 gene encoding protein S40-7-like encodes the protein MESFRHHRSPSSERFLALFSPPPPDESNPTTGVELHEAEVLWTFAPDDAAPRPAATANPSRTHFLPPSDRAALRRPLDRSFGILAALPEDGSPAPAAASPAPLLQRKPSISSASSSASSTPSSSSSSTTAARMISAIPKPKPECSLSVPAGRTHHLAQSLPVNVPVVPRRARRFEMEATDGADDADGHEIMPPHEIVARTFGRESPMTTFSVLEGAGRTLKGRDLRRVRDAVFRQTGFLD